Sequence from the Methanosarcina siciliae T4/M genome:
TTCCCGAGCACCTTCTCAACCGGATTGACGAACTCGGAAATTACTTCATGCTTGAAGCCGACCTTAACCGGCTTTTTGAGGTCCCCGAGGACTTTAGAAAGAACCTCCTTGAGTCAAAACATATAAAAATGTTCCTTTCATACTTCAATCCCCTCCATATTGAACTCTATGCCGAGATAGTACGAAAAGAAGCGGAAATGTCTCTTATCCTGACAAAGCCTGTCTTTGACAGAATGAAAAAGGATTATTTTGAAGACCTGAAAATGCTTGTGGAATCAAAGAATACGGAAGTGTATATCTGCGACAAAAATGTGACGCTTAAAGACGTCGTAACCGAACGCTTCTGCTCTCTTGTACTCTTTGATAAAAAAGGGAAATTTGACCATCAGCGCTTGATGAGCTTCGATGAAAGCGCACAAAAATGGTGTGAAGAGCTCTTTTTATATTATAAAGATATGTCCAGGCGGCTGGACAAAATATAATTTTCCACATTTAGTGCGGCACATGTTTAAGACAGAGGCGGCATCTGTATAAAACATCAGACTTTAGCCGGGTCAGACGAAATCGAACCTGGATGAAAACGGGGATGAGGAATACTCAACTCGAAATAGAAAAATGTCTTTCCGGCCGCAATAGTTTCCAATGCTGGTTTACTTTCTATTATTTTTTCATTTCTCCTGATTTCAAATTTACTTAGATTGTAAACATCTTTCCAGCCGTGAATTTCCAATATTTCTAACTACAGTGTAATTTTATGCATTTTTCGAAAATTTGTCAATTTTTTAAAAACATATAATATCTCTGTAATCCAGTTGTATTTCCAAATCGCAGTTCTGTGTCCTCTTCTTATTCTCCCAGATATTTATCGATCAGAGATCTGAACCTATGGAT
This genomic interval carries:
- a CDS encoding helix-turn-helix transcriptional regulator yields the protein MKISLIDLAFLSEKRKDLLLLLEEGPKTGDEIKTALNVNSTSIMPQIKKLKEGRLIVQDEKSAYRLSDMGEIVVEKMEPLLDTVRVFEENYDYWINHDFSAIPEHLLNRIDELGNYFMLEADLNRLFEVPEDFRKNLLESKHIKMFLSYFNPLHIELYAEIVRKEAEMSLILTKPVFDRMKKDYFEDLKMLVESKNTEVYICDKNVTLKDVVTERFCSLVLFDKKGKFDHQRLMSFDESAQKWCEELFLYYKDMSRRLDKI